From Xylanibacter oryzae DSM 17970, a single genomic window includes:
- the panB gene encoding 3-methyl-2-oxobutanoate hydroxymethyltransferase, whose translation MSGYIVDDAHKITTHRFIEMKHKGEKISMLTSYDYTTAGIVDQAGIDGILIGDSASNVMAGNATTLPITIEQMIYHARSVVRAVKRALVVCDMPFGSYQAGCIDGVKNAMRIIKESGCDALKMEGGIEILDTVKMILDAGIPVMGHLGLTPQSINKFGTYAVRAKDDAEAEKLISDAKALEEVGCFSITLEKVPAKLATIVSNEIAIPTIGIGAGNGTDGQILVVDDMLGKNNGFSPKFLRRYADLNSIMTDAIGNYVRDVKSSDFPNEKESY comes from the coding sequence ATGAGTGGATATATAGTTGATGATGCGCATAAAATTACAACGCATCGTTTTATTGAGATGAAGCATAAAGGTGAAAAAATATCTATGCTTACATCATATGATTATACTACGGCTGGCATAGTTGACCAAGCTGGAATAGATGGTATTCTAATAGGTGATTCTGCTTCGAATGTAATGGCTGGTAATGCAACGACATTGCCAATAACTATAGAACAGATGATTTATCACGCACGCTCAGTTGTTCGTGCAGTAAAAAGAGCCTTGGTAGTATGTGATATGCCTTTTGGTAGCTATCAAGCAGGCTGTATAGACGGTGTTAAAAACGCTATGCGTATTATTAAAGAAAGCGGATGTGATGCCTTGAAAATGGAAGGTGGAATTGAAATACTTGATACGGTAAAAATGATTCTTGATGCAGGTATACCTGTTATGGGACATCTCGGATTAACTCCACAGAGCATCAACAAATTTGGTACATACGCTGTACGCGCCAAGGATGATGCTGAGGCAGAAAAACTTATTTCAGATGCAAAAGCTCTTGAAGAGGTCGGTTGTTTTTCAATAACATTAGAAAAAGTACCTGCAAAATTAGCCACTATAGTTTCTAACGAAATAGCTATACCAACAATTGGTATAGGTGCAGGTAATGGTACTGATGGACAGATCCTTGTCGTAGACGATATGCTTGGGAAAAATAATGGTTTTTCTCCAAAATTTCTCCGTAGATATGCTGATTTGAATTCTATCATGACCGATGCAATTGGCAATTATGTGCGTGATGTAAAAAGTTCAGATTTTCCAAACGAGAAAGAATCATATTAA
- a CDS encoding HAD family hydrolase, with the protein MFKAALFDLDGVVFDTEPQYTVFWGSQCKLYHPDQPALEQKIKGQTLTQIYKKYFDKELKDEQKIITARLDKFEQNMSFEYIPGFEKYVRDLRYKGIKTAVVTSSNDKKMQAVYKTHPEFKSIFDAILTADDFTKSKPDPQCYINAAKIFGLKQDECIVFEDSFNGLKSGRAAKMTVVGLSTTNSADSISEFADAVMDDYKEVDYEKTCDIITSIH; encoded by the coding sequence ATGTTTAAAGCGGCTTTATTTGACTTGGACGGTGTTGTTTTTGATACTGAGCCACAATATACAGTGTTTTGGGGTAGCCAATGTAAGTTGTATCATCCTGATCAACCTGCGCTGGAACAGAAAATAAAAGGACAAACACTAACACAGATTTATAAGAAATATTTTGATAAAGAATTGAAGGATGAACAGAAAATTATTACTGCACGTTTAGATAAATTCGAACAAAATATGAGCTTCGAATACATTCCAGGTTTTGAAAAGTATGTTCGCGACTTGAGATATAAAGGAATAAAAACAGCCGTAGTAACTAGCTCAAATGATAAAAAGATGCAGGCTGTGTATAAAACACATCCTGAATTTAAATCCATTTTTGATGCTATATTAACAGCGGATGACTTTACAAAAAGTAAGCCAGATCCACAATGCTATATTAATGCAGCAAAAATATTTGGATTAAAGCAAGATGAGTGTATTGTCTTTGAGGATAGTTTTAATGGTCTTAAGTCGGGTAGGGCTGCAAAAATGACCGTAGTTGGATTATCTACAACGAACTCAGCTGATAGTATATCTGAATTTGCAGATGCTGTAATGGACGACTATAAAGAGGTTGACTACGAAAAAACTTGCGATATAATTACCTCAATTCATTAA
- a CDS encoding DUF4301 family protein, with translation MLSKEDLKQISLKGISNEQIKTQLNDFKKGFPFLKLEAAASIGRGIVKTDEDKRKYYEHAWNAYKKEGHKIVKFVPASGAASRMFKDIFAFMNADYNVPTTDFEKQYFKNIEKFAYYDALNDACVRNEGKGIKQLIADGEYKKVVTNMLEEKGLNYGQLPKGLLLFHKYDDGVRTSMEEHLVEGAMYAASNGEVNVHFTVSHEHIELFKKKVVEKADIYAKKFGIRYNISFSEQKTSTDTLAANPDNTPFRTDDGKLLFRPGGHGALIENLNEIDADVIFIKNIDNVVPDRLKHETVEYKQVIAGVLVELQKKAFEYLQLLDTGSYTHIQLGEIIRFVQHDLCCRNDDLKELEDTMLVIYLRKKLNRPMRVCGVVKNIGEPGGGPFLTYNQDGTVSLQILESSQIDKSNPKYMKMFTDGTHFNPVDLVCAVKDYRGNAFTLPDFVDKTTGFISSKSKNGKELKALELPGLWNGAMSDWNTVFVEVPLDTFNPVKTVNDLLREQHQ, from the coding sequence ATGTTATCAAAAGAAGATCTAAAACAAATCTCTCTAAAGGGTATCTCTAATGAGCAGATTAAGACACAGTTGAACGATTTTAAGAAGGGTTTCCCGTTTCTTAAGCTAGAAGCTGCAGCGAGTATTGGCAGAGGGATTGTGAAGACTGATGAAGATAAACGCAAATATTATGAACACGCTTGGAATGCCTACAAAAAGGAAGGACACAAAATTGTGAAATTTGTTCCTGCCAGTGGTGCAGCAAGCAGGATGTTTAAGGATATATTTGCTTTCATGAATGCTGATTATAATGTACCAACAACAGATTTTGAAAAACAATATTTTAAAAATATAGAAAAGTTTGCCTATTACGATGCTCTTAATGATGCATGCGTTAGGAATGAAGGAAAAGGTATAAAACAACTTATTGCTGATGGTGAATACAAAAAAGTTGTAACCAATATGCTTGAAGAAAAAGGACTCAATTACGGACAGTTACCGAAGGGTCTATTGCTTTTTCATAAGTATGATGATGGCGTCCGTACTTCGATGGAAGAACATTTAGTAGAGGGTGCTATGTATGCAGCTAGTAATGGAGAGGTTAATGTACACTTTACGGTAAGTCATGAACATATAGAACTTTTCAAAAAGAAAGTAGTAGAAAAAGCTGATATATATGCCAAAAAGTTTGGTATAAGATATAATATATCATTTTCTGAGCAGAAAACAAGTACAGATACACTTGCTGCTAATCCGGATAATACACCTTTTAGGACTGATGATGGCAAACTTTTGTTTCGTCCGGGTGGGCATGGTGCACTGATAGAAAATCTAAATGAGATAGATGCAGATGTTATTTTTATTAAGAACATAGATAATGTTGTTCCTGATAGATTAAAACATGAAACTGTTGAATACAAACAAGTAATAGCAGGCGTTTTGGTAGAATTACAAAAGAAGGCTTTTGAATATCTTCAGCTTCTTGATACAGGATCATACACTCACATTCAATTGGGAGAAATAATAAGGTTCGTTCAGCATGATTTATGTTGTCGCAATGATGATCTAAAAGAGCTGGAGGATACAATGCTTGTCATATATCTTCGTAAAAAGCTTAATAGACCTATGCGTGTATGTGGTGTCGTGAAAAATATTGGTGAACCTGGAGGTGGTCCATTCCTTACTTACAATCAGGATGGAACTGTAAGTCTGCAGATATTAGAAAGTAGTCAGATTGATAAAAGTAATCCTAAATACATGAAGATGTTTACAGATGGAACACATTTTAATCCCGTAGATCTTGTATGTGCAGTTAAAGATTATAGAGGTAATGCTTTTACTTTGCCTGATTTTGTGGATAAGACAACTGGATTTATAAGTAGCAAGAGCAAAAATGGCAAAGAACTTAAGGCACTTGAACTTCCTGGATTATGGAATGGAGCTATGAGTGATTGGAATACCGTCTTTGTAGAGGTTCCTTTGGATACATTTAATCCGGTGAAAACTGTAAACGACCTATTGAGAGAACAACATCAGTAA